In a single window of the Saccharothrix australiensis genome:
- a CDS encoding enoyl-CoA hydratase-related protein, giving the protein MAEYQHIRVERADDVVRVTMDRARKRNSLSADHLAELLAAFRSIAATDAAGVVLAGEGPVFSAGHDFADVAARDLEGVRDLLTLCTDLMRTVESVPQVVIARVHGLATAAGCQLVASCDLAVASEDAGFALPGGKGGWFCHTPAVPVARAVGRKRLMELALTGDVIDARTAERWGLVNRVVPADELDAAVDDLMRRATRGSRASKALGKQTLYAQLDRPEADAYAIAVEVMAAASQTPAAKEGMSSFLEKRSATWTD; this is encoded by the coding sequence ATGGCCGAGTACCAGCACATCCGCGTCGAACGGGCGGACGACGTCGTCCGCGTCACGATGGACCGGGCCCGGAAGCGCAACTCGCTGTCCGCCGACCACCTCGCCGAACTGCTGGCGGCGTTCCGCTCGATCGCCGCCACCGACGCCGCGGGGGTGGTCCTGGCGGGTGAGGGCCCGGTGTTCTCCGCCGGCCACGACTTCGCGGACGTGGCCGCGCGCGACCTGGAGGGCGTGCGGGACCTGCTCACCCTCTGCACGGACCTGATGCGCACCGTCGAGTCCGTGCCGCAGGTGGTGATCGCGCGGGTGCACGGGCTGGCCACGGCCGCGGGCTGCCAGCTGGTCGCCTCCTGCGACCTGGCGGTGGCGTCCGAGGACGCCGGTTTCGCGCTGCCCGGCGGCAAGGGCGGCTGGTTCTGCCACACCCCGGCGGTGCCGGTGGCGCGGGCCGTGGGTCGCAAGCGGCTGATGGAGCTGGCGCTGACCGGCGACGTGATCGACGCGCGCACCGCCGAGCGGTGGGGCCTGGTGAACCGGGTGGTGCCCGCCGACGAGCTGGACGCGGCCGTGGACGACCTGATGCGCCGCGCCACGCGGGGCAGCCGGGCCAGCAAGGCGCTGGGCAAGCAGACCCTGTACGCCCAGCTCGACCGGCCGGAGGCGGACGCGTACGCGATCGCCGTCGAGGTGATGGCCGCCGCGTCCCAGACGCCCGCCGCCAAGGAGGG